The following proteins are encoded in a genomic region of Sorangiineae bacterium MSr12523:
- a CDS encoding ATP-binding protein gives MGSKPDKVAYETRLHLYALLGGAPAVATSLVLLAFGDHAPKTVWTFGVLSVGAWLGLAAYVRADIVRSLRNVANLVAALREGDYSLRGRSARSDDALGEALGEVNALSAVLREQRLASMEATALLEKVIESVDVALFAFDHERNLRLVNRAGERLLGPRPGGFLGATAQELGFDALLEGAAPRTFAMAFAGGKGPWELRRATFRQRGLQHELVVLADLHRALREEERAAWQRLVRVIGHEINNSLAPIQSIAGHMHGILDEADRPHDWEDDLRSGLSVIARRAEALGRFLRAYAQLARLPPPKLTDVEVASWIERIAALETRVPLRVVPGPKVTMAADPDQLDQLLINLVRNAAEATLETKGTGIELTWIHTAGAVEVLVVDDGPGISNTENLFVPFFTTKPSGSGIGLVLARQIAEGHGGTLGLEPREGHRGCVARLRIPVAQ, from the coding sequence ATGGGATCAAAGCCGGATAAAGTCGCCTACGAGACGCGCCTGCATCTGTACGCGCTGCTCGGCGGCGCGCCGGCGGTGGCCACTTCGTTGGTGCTCCTTGCCTTCGGTGACCATGCGCCGAAGACGGTGTGGACCTTCGGCGTGCTCTCCGTCGGTGCGTGGCTCGGCCTGGCCGCGTACGTGCGCGCCGACATCGTGCGCTCGCTTCGCAACGTGGCCAATCTCGTGGCCGCGCTGCGCGAAGGGGATTACTCGCTGCGCGGTCGCTCCGCGCGCTCCGACGATGCGCTGGGCGAGGCCCTCGGCGAGGTGAACGCGCTCAGTGCGGTCCTTCGCGAGCAACGGCTCGCGTCGATGGAGGCCACGGCCCTTCTCGAGAAGGTCATCGAATCGGTGGACGTGGCGCTCTTCGCCTTCGACCATGAACGCAACTTGCGCCTGGTGAACCGCGCGGGTGAACGCCTCCTCGGCCCGCGTCCGGGCGGCTTTCTGGGCGCCACCGCGCAGGAGCTCGGCTTCGACGCGCTGCTCGAAGGTGCCGCACCGCGCACCTTTGCCATGGCCTTCGCCGGCGGCAAAGGCCCCTGGGAGCTGCGCCGCGCCACCTTTCGCCAGCGCGGTCTTCAGCACGAGCTCGTGGTGCTCGCCGACCTGCACCGCGCGCTGCGCGAAGAGGAACGTGCGGCCTGGCAGCGCCTCGTGCGGGTCATCGGCCACGAGATCAACAATTCGCTCGCGCCGATTCAGTCCATCGCGGGGCACATGCACGGCATCCTCGACGAGGCGGACCGGCCCCACGACTGGGAAGACGATCTGCGCAGCGGCCTCTCGGTGATCGCACGCCGTGCCGAGGCACTGGGGCGCTTTTTGCGCGCCTACGCGCAGCTCGCCCGCCTGCCACCGCCCAAGCTCACCGACGTCGAAGTGGCCTCCTGGATCGAGCGCATCGCCGCACTGGAGACGCGCGTCCCCCTGCGCGTCGTCCCTGGCCCGAAGGTCACCATGGCGGCCGACCCCGATCAACTCGACCAGCTGCTCATCAACCTGGTGCGCAACGCCGCCGAGGCCACCCTGGAGACGAAGGGCACCGGCATCGAGCTCACCTGGATCCACACCGCGGGTGCCGTGGAGGTCCTCGTGGTCGATGACGGCCCGGGTATCTCCAACACCGAGAACCTCTTCGTGCCCTTCTTCACCACGAAGCCGAGCGGCTCGGGCATCGGCCTCGTGCTCGCCCGCCAAATCGCCGAAGGCCACGGCGGCACGCTCGGGCTCGAACCGCGCGAGGGCCACCGCGGCTGCGTGGCCCGCCTGCGAATTCCGGTGGCCCAATGA
- a CDS encoding excisionase family DNA-binding protein produces the protein MASRGVSSEQTIPEKLRRMVPIAVPREQRHLFGHLHEILHETALAHVAHAMEKARARPHPRGCVLLGPNGEKIELPEAAFYVLERVAEVLARGDAITLVPTHKELTTQQAANFLNVSRQYLVRLLNANEIPYTKTGKHRRLRFEDVAAFKKKKERERRAKLKELASLTEEFGGYPELE, from the coding sequence ATGGCTTCCAGGGGAGTCTCATCGGAACAAACGATCCCCGAGAAGCTCCGCCGGATGGTTCCCATCGCTGTTCCGCGGGAGCAAAGGCACCTATTTGGCCATCTCCACGAGATACTTCACGAGACGGCATTGGCCCATGTAGCCCATGCGATGGAAAAAGCGAGAGCGCGTCCTCATCCGAGGGGGTGCGTTCTGCTTGGTCCGAATGGCGAGAAGATCGAACTTCCGGAGGCCGCTTTCTACGTGCTCGAGCGAGTGGCAGAGGTCCTTGCTCGTGGCGACGCGATTACGCTCGTGCCAACCCACAAGGAACTGACGACTCAACAAGCTGCCAACTTTCTCAACGTCTCGCGTCAGTACCTCGTCCGACTGCTGAACGCCAACGAGATACCCTACACGAAGACGGGCAAGCATCGCCGCCTTCGGTTCGAAGACGTTGCAGCTTTCAAGAAGAAGAAAGAGCGGGAGCGCCGCGCGAAACTCAAGGAGCTCGCCTCCTTGACAGAAGAGTTCGGGGGCTACCCCGAGTTGGAATAG